One stretch of Muribaculum intestinale DNA includes these proteins:
- a CDS encoding S8 family serine peptidase, producing MRKYIVVSLALALAGGSVWAGGLDLLSRAELRRAREARLATPMRAPSPLAVKGDIRSEAGSRIGAFVRLNEGYTVDDLEADGIIVLSCRGNIALCMVPVDSAEVLAEKSPVHTMQIARKAHTHMDLGRKSVGLDEVHAGAAGLEQPYRGEGVIAAVVDQGVDPNHLSFLNPDGSTRFGYLYTINYANNMNGYADNGYWGEEVKDFTTDTPYGYHGTHTLGIIGGNYQGDVTMPDASKFTDRDHAVPVIDTSNPFCGAAPGAELAAAACADLPDMFIAYGVDQMCSHAYNRQKPMVLSMSLGSNVGPHDEGSMMNEFLDLIATRSEDNPNPPILCLSAGNEGDRRISLRKTLHSESDVLKTMIWPSVYQYDPDVEGSLTLRKDQIAIYSSDDTRLDVQAVLYNKSRGYRVTSRMPVIGDGVGAYYLSDESFKVSSGDMVNSYLAKYFYGYVGLGGMMDEDVNRYYSMIDYALQNNDSNLDDNYILGFEVKIAAGQEIPAEGITVECYCSGEYSEMYDYGVSSFDNGSRNGSISDMAVGKKLIVVGSYNTRNEWFCLDGYASRYESEGDYFTVGRVSGFSSFGTLRDGRNLPTVCAPGSTIISSVNRYFTDLDDVKEQADKLYQAKATGSDGRVSYWKQEIGTSMSTPLVAGAIACWLQADPSLTYADVQDIIAATSVVDDDVRAGDPVQWGAGKFDAMAGLKEVIRRRGSSSISGISSDDAAGRLVVTSAGRNAYTFFIGGVPSIEANVYSLGGSLLSSATYAGDEITVSLDGFAPGVYIANVNGHARKVLVK from the coding sequence ATGAGAAAATACATAGTTGTTTCGTTGGCGCTGGCGTTGGCCGGAGGCTCTGTCTGGGCAGGTGGTCTCGACTTGCTGAGTCGCGCCGAACTACGCCGCGCACGTGAGGCCCGGCTGGCAACTCCGATGCGTGCTCCTTCGCCGCTGGCGGTGAAAGGCGACATCCGGTCAGAGGCCGGCTCGCGTATCGGTGCGTTTGTGAGACTTAATGAAGGATATACAGTGGATGACCTTGAAGCTGATGGCATCATAGTGCTGTCATGCCGAGGTAATATAGCTCTGTGCATGGTGCCTGTCGATTCCGCCGAGGTGCTTGCTGAGAAGTCGCCGGTACATACAATGCAGATTGCCCGCAAGGCCCATACCCATATGGATCTGGGACGTAAGTCGGTCGGCCTTGATGAGGTGCATGCCGGCGCGGCCGGACTCGAACAGCCCTATCGGGGAGAGGGCGTTATCGCCGCTGTTGTCGACCAGGGTGTCGACCCCAACCACCTCAGCTTTCTGAACCCCGACGGCTCCACACGCTTCGGATATCTCTATACAATCAATTACGCCAACAACATGAACGGCTATGCCGACAACGGTTATTGGGGTGAGGAAGTGAAGGACTTCACTACCGATACTCCTTACGGCTACCACGGTACCCATACCCTCGGCATAATTGGAGGCAACTATCAGGGCGATGTCACTATGCCCGACGCGTCAAAGTTTACCGATCGCGACCATGCCGTACCCGTAATCGATACCTCCAATCCCTTCTGTGGCGCCGCTCCCGGAGCTGAGCTTGCCGCCGCAGCATGCGCCGATCTCCCCGACATGTTTATCGCCTATGGCGTAGACCAGATGTGCAGTCATGCATATAACCGGCAGAAACCGATGGTACTGAGCATGTCGCTCGGGTCGAATGTCGGACCTCACGACGAGGGTTCGATGATGAACGAATTTCTCGACCTTATAGCTACCCGTAGCGAGGATAATCCCAACCCGCCCATTCTGTGTCTTTCGGCAGGCAACGAGGGCGACCGCCGTATATCTCTGAGAAAGACTCTTCACAGCGAGTCGGATGTGCTCAAGACCATGATATGGCCTTCGGTGTACCAATATGACCCCGATGTTGAGGGTTCGCTCACTTTGCGTAAGGACCAGATTGCGATATATTCTTCCGACGATACCCGGCTTGATGTCCAGGCCGTACTTTACAACAAGTCGCGCGGCTACCGCGTGACATCGCGAATGCCGGTAATCGGCGATGGAGTAGGTGCCTATTATCTGTCGGACGAGTCGTTTAAGGTATCATCCGGCGATATGGTGAACAGCTACCTTGCAAAGTACTTCTATGGCTATGTAGGGCTTGGTGGCATGATGGACGAGGATGTCAACCGGTATTACTCCATGATTGACTATGCTCTTCAGAACAATGACAGCAATCTTGACGACAACTATATACTTGGATTCGAGGTAAAGATTGCCGCCGGACAGGAGATTCCGGCCGAGGGCATAACGGTTGAGTGTTATTGCTCAGGCGAGTACTCCGAGATGTACGATTATGGCGTGTCTTCGTTCGACAACGGCTCGCGCAACGGCTCAATCTCTGACATGGCTGTCGGAAAGAAGCTGATTGTGGTGGGCTCGTACAATACCCGCAATGAATGGTTCTGCCTTGACGGCTATGCTTCACGCTATGAGTCGGAGGGCGACTACTTTACCGTAGGGCGTGTAAGCGGATTCTCGTCGTTCGGCACACTGCGCGACGGCCGCAATCTGCCTACCGTATGCGCACCGGGCAGCACTATCATATCATCGGTCAACAGATATTTTACCGATCTTGACGATGTCAAGGAACAGGCCGACAAACTCTATCAGGCCAAAGCGACAGGCTCCGACGGACGTGTAAGCTACTGGAAACAGGAAATCGGCACTTCAATGTCGACACCGCTTGTGGCCGGCGCAATCGCCTGCTGGCTTCAGGCCGACCCCTCGCTTACATATGCCGACGTACAGGATATAATAGCCGCGACATCTGTGGTCGACGATGATGTCCGTGCCGGTGATCCCGTGCAGTGGGGTGCCGGAAAGTTCGATGCCATGGCCGGTCTTAAGGAGGTAATACGTCGCAGAGGGTCATCATCGATTTCGGGAATATCGTCCGATGATGCCGCAGGCCGCCTTGTCGTCACATCCGCAGGCCGCAATGCCTATACATTCTTTATCGGAGGGGTACCGTCAATTGAAGCCAATGTGTATTCTCTTGGCGGAAGTCTCCTGTCGAGCGCCACATACGCCGGCGACGAGATTACAGTGAGCCTTGACGGATTTGCCCCCGGCGTGTATATAGCCAATGTCAACGGCCATGCTCGCAAAGTATTAGTAAAATGA
- a CDS encoding MalY/PatB family protein: protein MGKYDFDKVIDRHGSGALKVDALSEFFGRHDLKGLWVADMDFAVSPRIQEVLVERMRHPIYGYAAVSPGYWQSITDWLWHRHGWHVAREEMTYIPGVVRGIAYAVNFFSRPGDRIVIQPPVYHPFKMVIEGNSRVVAENPLIFNNGAYSMDLEGLERIFAGEHPSMMILCNPHNPIGLQWDEDTLRRVAELAYNYGVTVVSDEIHGDLVLHGKPHYPFASVSDKAAKVAITLGAPSKTFNIAGLVSSWVVVKDEKLRRPFFSWLAANEFDSPTFIATIATEAAYRYGEDWLDECLSYIEGSIEETDRIVSDTLPGMTLIRPEASFLAWLDCRGLGLDHDSLQDLFINKAHLALNDGAMFGTQGVGFMRLNLGSPRSVIREALASLAASLAGVPAR, encoded by the coding sequence ATGGGAAAATACGATTTCGACAAAGTTATCGACCGACATGGCTCGGGAGCGCTGAAGGTAGACGCGCTCAGTGAATTTTTCGGACGACACGACCTCAAAGGACTGTGGGTGGCCGATATGGACTTTGCCGTATCACCGCGCATACAGGAGGTACTTGTCGAGCGTATGCGCCACCCTATCTACGGATATGCCGCAGTAAGCCCAGGGTACTGGCAGTCGATTACCGACTGGCTGTGGCATCGCCACGGATGGCATGTGGCACGCGAAGAGATGACATACATCCCCGGAGTGGTAAGGGGTATAGCATATGCCGTCAACTTCTTCTCGCGCCCGGGCGACAGGATTGTCATACAGCCGCCGGTATACCATCCGTTCAAGATGGTAATCGAGGGCAATTCGCGAGTTGTTGCCGAGAATCCTCTGATATTCAACAACGGTGCCTATTCCATGGACCTTGAAGGCCTTGAGCGCATATTCGCCGGGGAGCACCCCTCAATGATGATTTTATGCAATCCCCACAATCCGATTGGACTGCAGTGGGACGAGGATACACTCCGCCGAGTGGCCGAGCTCGCCTATAACTACGGAGTAACAGTAGTAAGCGATGAAATCCACGGCGACCTGGTATTGCACGGCAAACCTCACTACCCCTTTGCCTCGGTAAGCGACAAAGCCGCCAAAGTGGCCATAACGCTTGGCGCTCCATCCAAGACATTCAACATCGCAGGCCTCGTAAGCTCATGGGTGGTGGTGAAGGATGAGAAACTGCGCCGGCCCTTCTTCTCCTGGCTTGCCGCCAACGAATTCGACTCGCCTACTTTCATCGCCACAATAGCTACAGAAGCGGCCTACAGATATGGAGAGGACTGGCTCGACGAATGCCTCTCCTACATTGAAGGCTCGATTGAAGAGACCGACCGTATTGTCTCCGACACACTTCCGGGCATGACCCTCATTCGCCCCGAGGCTTCATTTCTCGCATGGCTCGACTGCCGCGGATTAGGCCTCGACCACGACTCTCTTCAGGATCTCTTTATCAACAAAGCTCATCTCGCGCTCAACGACGGCGCGATGTTCGGCACTCAGGGAGTCGGATTCATGCGACTCAATCTCGGATCGCCACGCTCCGTAATCCGCGAGGCCCTCGCATCGCTCGCCGCATCGCTCGCCGGCGTTCCCGCCCGCTGA
- a CDS encoding RelA/SpoT family protein, producing MTPNDSTSPTVRYKLSPEEEDRLVEAEFQDVLAGYLSSNHRKKVEIIERAFRFAKEAHKGIRRRSGEPYILHPIAVAKIASQEIGLGSTSICAALLHDVVEDTEYTVEDIEQHFGKKIAQLVAGLTKISGGIFGDKASAQAENFRKLLLTMSEDIRVVLIKMADRLHNMRTLDSMSPNKQYKIAGETLYIYAPLAHRLGLFAIKTELEDLSFKYEHPAAYERISNQIKASEARRSAVYNDFSEPIKEKLVGMGLKYEAKARLKSVYSIWRKMETKHVPFEEVYDLYAMRIIFECDDQAKEKAICWQIYSAITDIYRLHPERTRDWISNPKANGYQALHLTVMGPDGNWIEVQIRSRRMDEIAELGFAAHWKYKIGEGDEESELNAWLSTIKDILDNPEPNAIDFLDTLKLNLFASEIVVFTPKGELLTLPNNSTVLDVAFELHSEIGMHCIAGKVNHKLVPLSHRLHSGDQVEVLTSQSQTPKPDWVNYLATAKAKSRLRQLMRREMAPVIEQGREIYEKYLADNSITDNNSVITKVLGTLRYDNREALFTALGRGEATLPDYLAKSLRPASSSIFSKILRPLKGKKSQNTDIKTPTKRKVNMKETYVLEYDEKNGHNFKLCDCCSPVPGDDVMGWVNDDGEVELHALSCPRASVLKASYGKRILNTRWAEQSGLFLAEVRIEGIDRFGILQEIIQMISMHLAIDIRKLDIEAEKEVFHCDLAVRVHDTKVITDLCSKLRNIRGVQRAARVNHLE from the coding sequence ATGACTCCCAACGATTCCACATCACCGACCGTACGCTATAAGCTCTCGCCCGAAGAGGAGGACCGTCTGGTCGAAGCCGAGTTTCAAGATGTGCTCGCCGGCTATCTTTCGAGCAACCACAGAAAGAAAGTCGAGATAATAGAGCGGGCTTTCCGATTTGCCAAAGAGGCCCACAAGGGTATCCGGCGGCGTTCGGGCGAACCTTACATACTCCATCCTATCGCCGTGGCCAAGATCGCCAGTCAGGAGATAGGGCTCGGCTCCACATCCATATGCGCCGCTCTGCTCCATGATGTGGTCGAGGATACGGAGTATACCGTGGAGGACATTGAGCAGCATTTCGGCAAGAAGATAGCACAGCTCGTGGCCGGCCTTACCAAGATATCAGGCGGTATATTCGGCGATAAGGCGTCGGCTCAGGCCGAGAATTTCCGTAAGCTGCTTCTTACCATGAGCGAGGACATACGCGTGGTGCTCATCAAGATGGCCGACCGTCTGCACAACATGCGCACCCTCGACTCTATGTCGCCCAACAAACAGTATAAAATCGCGGGAGAGACACTATATATATATGCGCCGCTGGCCCATCGACTGGGGCTTTTCGCCATCAAGACCGAGCTTGAGGATCTCAGCTTCAAGTATGAGCATCCGGCGGCTTACGAACGTATCAGCAACCAGATCAAGGCCTCCGAGGCACGTCGGTCGGCTGTCTACAACGACTTCTCCGAGCCTATAAAGGAGAAGCTCGTAGGGATGGGCCTGAAATATGAGGCGAAAGCACGCCTGAAATCGGTATATTCGATATGGCGCAAGATGGAGACGAAGCATGTGCCCTTTGAGGAGGTCTACGACCTTTATGCCATGCGTATCATATTTGAATGTGATGACCAGGCTAAAGAGAAGGCTATATGCTGGCAGATATACTCGGCCATAACCGACATCTACCGACTGCATCCGGAGCGTACGCGCGACTGGATCAGCAATCCAAAGGCCAACGGATATCAGGCACTGCATCTTACGGTAATGGGGCCCGACGGCAACTGGATAGAGGTGCAGATACGCTCGCGCCGCATGGACGAGATAGCCGAGCTCGGTTTTGCCGCCCACTGGAAATATAAGATTGGAGAGGGCGACGAGGAGAGCGAGCTCAACGCATGGCTGTCGACAATCAAGGACATACTTGACAATCCTGAGCCCAATGCCATAGACTTTCTCGATACGCTTAAGTTAAATCTTTTTGCCTCCGAGATAGTGGTGTTTACGCCAAAGGGCGAACTGCTGACGCTCCCCAACAACTCTACCGTGCTCGATGTGGCTTTTGAGCTCCACAGCGAAATAGGTATGCACTGTATCGCCGGCAAGGTCAACCACAAACTGGTGCCTCTTAGCCACCGTCTTCATTCAGGCGACCAGGTTGAGGTCCTTACGTCGCAGTCGCAGACTCCCAAGCCCGACTGGGTCAACTATCTGGCTACAGCCAAAGCCAAATCGCGTCTGCGCCAGCTGATGCGCAGAGAGATGGCACCGGTGATAGAGCAGGGTCGTGAGATATATGAGAAATATCTTGCCGACAATTCCATAACCGACAATAACTCGGTAATAACCAAAGTGCTTGGTACACTACGCTACGACAACCGCGAGGCACTTTTTACAGCCCTTGGCCGAGGAGAGGCAACTCTGCCCGACTATCTGGCCAAATCGTTGCGTCCGGCTTCATCGTCGATATTTTCGAAGATACTGCGTCCGCTCAAAGGCAAGAAATCGCAGAATACCGACATTAAGACACCGACAAAGCGCAAGGTCAACATGAAGGAGACCTACGTCTTGGAATATGACGAGAAAAACGGGCATAATTTCAAACTTTGCGACTGTTGCAGCCCTGTACCCGGCGATGACGTGATGGGTTGGGTCAACGATGACGGCGAGGTCGAGCTCCACGCCCTGTCATGTCCGCGTGCATCTGTGCTCAAGGCAAGCTACGGCAAGCGTATTCTCAACACGCGCTGGGCCGAGCAGTCGGGACTGTTTCTTGCCGAAGTGCGCATAGAGGGTATCGACCGGTTCGGCATCCTGCAGGAAATCATACAGATGATATCGATGCATCTTGCCATCGACATACGCAAGCTGGATATCGAGGCCGAGAAAGAGGTGTTTCATTGCGACCTCGCCGTAAGAGTCCACGACACCAAAGTAATTACCGACCTTTGCTCCAAGCTCAGAAATATACGCGGTGTGCAGCGTGCCGCCCGTGTCAACCATCTCGAATGA
- a CDS encoding HD family phosphohydrolase: MNRIFNPYNLLRAALFVAAVVISVWLLPRKGRNSYHYELGKPWAYSLLTAPSDMPIYLDSISAQRVLDSIDVSFVPVYVRDISREKQAQAAYATRVNATNVGLSPLERNRLINALRNVLDNGIVDQETYQEVRSGRLPAIRFIHDNTAMTMPTSTLLSARAAYAAIDSMFQGDEYRKAIERTAMSQFLVSNIICDTAVTNRLRGEALQRAMAPRGVIQQGERIIDKGDVVTPELYSLLRTYEKIAGQKSASQVDSHHYPILGQILYVTIIFSALYCFLIYFRHRTFADNRAMVFIMTLVVGFLLMAYLMGDALTCGLYMVPFTIVAILMVVFFDGRTAFFVYITEVMLCTLVSAFPLEFIYVQLIAGIAAICSLKELTRRSQLVRSALVIFLAYCLAYVGAEVMQAGTIDKINTRMFGAFGINAVLISFTYVLVFVLEKAFGFTSTVTLVELSDVNNPLLRELSQECPGTFQHSMQVSNLASEAAHRIGANVQLVRTGALYHDIGKIDNPAFFTENQHGVNPHDALSPLQSARIVIGHVTDGLKRADKAKLPQVVRNFISQHHGRGKAKYFYTTYANSHPGEEVDPAPFTYPGPNPQSRETSILMMADAVEAASRSLKEHSVEAITELVNRIVDGQIADGLHDESPISFRDVNIIKQAFVERLRTMYHARVSYPELKKDDKGD; this comes from the coding sequence ATGAACCGTATATTCAACCCGTACAATCTCCTTCGTGCCGCTCTGTTTGTGGCGGCAGTGGTAATCTCCGTGTGGCTGCTTCCGCGCAAAGGGCGCAACTCTTACCACTACGAACTCGGCAAGCCCTGGGCCTACAGCCTGCTTACCGCGCCTTCGGATATGCCAATATATCTCGACAGTATCAGCGCGCAGCGGGTGCTTGACAGTATCGATGTGTCGTTTGTGCCGGTGTATGTACGTGATATCTCACGAGAGAAGCAGGCCCAGGCCGCTTATGCCACAAGGGTCAACGCCACCAACGTAGGACTGTCGCCACTTGAGCGCAACCGTCTTATCAACGCATTGCGCAATGTGCTTGACAACGGCATAGTAGACCAGGAGACATATCAGGAGGTACGTTCCGGACGCCTTCCGGCTATACGTTTCATCCACGACAATACGGCAATGACGATGCCGACTTCGACCCTGCTTTCGGCACGCGCGGCTTATGCGGCCATCGACTCCATGTTTCAGGGCGACGAATACCGCAAGGCTATCGAGCGCACGGCCATGTCGCAGTTTCTTGTAAGCAACATAATATGCGACACCGCAGTCACCAACCGTCTGCGCGGAGAGGCTCTGCAGAGAGCGATGGCTCCGCGAGGGGTGATACAGCAGGGCGAGCGCATAATCGACAAGGGCGATGTGGTGACTCCCGAACTATACTCGCTGCTGCGCACTTACGAGAAGATTGCCGGACAGAAATCGGCGTCGCAGGTCGATTCCCACCACTATCCCATACTCGGTCAGATATTGTACGTGACTATTATATTCTCGGCTCTGTACTGTTTTCTGATTTATTTTCGCCACCGCACGTTTGCCGACAACCGCGCCATGGTGTTCATAATGACCCTTGTGGTAGGCTTCCTGCTCATGGCATATCTGATGGGCGACGCCCTTACATGCGGCCTTTATATGGTGCCTTTTACCATAGTGGCCATACTCATGGTGGTGTTCTTCGACGGGCGTACGGCATTCTTTGTATATATCACGGAGGTGATGCTGTGTACGCTGGTCAGCGCCTTCCCCTTGGAATTCATCTATGTGCAGCTGATAGCAGGCATTGCCGCTATATGTTCGCTCAAGGAGCTTACCCGGCGTTCGCAGCTTGTGCGTTCGGCACTTGTGATATTCCTTGCCTACTGCCTGGCCTATGTAGGCGCCGAGGTGATGCAGGCCGGCACAATCGACAAAATCAATACCCGCATGTTTGGCGCGTTCGGCATCAATGCCGTGCTAATATCGTTTACATATGTGCTCGTGTTTGTGCTTGAGAAAGCCTTCGGCTTCACATCTACGGTTACGCTTGTCGAGTTGTCCGACGTCAACAATCCCCTCCTGCGCGAACTCTCCCAGGAATGCCCCGGCACATTCCAGCATTCCATGCAGGTAAGCAATCTCGCATCGGAAGCCGCCCACCGTATCGGTGCCAACGTGCAGCTTGTGCGCACCGGAGCGCTATATCATGATATCGGAAAGATTGATAATCCCGCATTCTTTACCGAGAACCAGCACGGCGTCAATCCCCACGACGCTCTCAGTCCGCTTCAGAGCGCCCGCATAGTCATAGGCCATGTGACCGACGGTCTGAAACGTGCCGACAAGGCCAAGTTGCCACAGGTGGTACGTAATTTTATAAGCCAGCATCACGGGCGAGGCAAGGCCAAATATTTCTATACCACCTATGCCAACTCCCATCCGGGCGAAGAGGTAGACCCGGCCCCGTTTACTTATCCGGGTCCTAATCCGCAATCGCGCGAGACATCCATACTTATGATGGCCGACGCTGTAGAGGCTGCCTCAAGGTCGCTTAAGGAGCACTCGGTAGAGGCAATAACCGAACTTGTCAATCGTATCGTCGACGGACAGATTGCCGATGGGCTGCACGATGAATCGCCAATCTCATTCCGCGATGTAAATATCATCAAGCAGGCTTTTGTGGAGCGTCTGCGCACGATGTACCATGCCCGTGTAAGCTATCCCGAACTAAAGAAGGACGATAAGGGCGACTGA
- a CDS encoding O-acetylhomoserine aminocarboxypropyltransferase/cysteine synthase family protein — MPLDKNRLHFETLQLHVGQEEPDPATDARAVPIYQTTSYVFRDSQHAADRFALKDPGNIYGRLTNSTQAVLEERIAALEGGSSALALASGAAAVTYTILGLTSAGDHIVSANTIYGGTYNLLDNTLPVYGITTTFVDPSNPANFEAAIRPETKALYIETLGNPNCNCIDIKAIADIAHSHGLPLVIDNTFGTPYLIRPIDHGADIVVHSATKFIGGHGTSLGGVIVDSGRFDWAASGKFPQLSQPDPSYHGAVFTNVAGKDAFVTRVRAVILRDTGAAISPFNAFLLLQGLETLSLRVERHVENTLKIVRFLDSHPKVKKVNHPSLPSHPDHELYKELFPKGAGSIFTFEINGGVAEAHRFIDSLEIFSLLANVADVKSLVIHPATTTHSQLTEEQMAEQSIYPGTVRLSIGTEHVDDLIADMEQALANV; from the coding sequence ATGCCACTTGACAAGAACAGACTACACTTTGAGACTCTTCAGCTCCATGTCGGGCAGGAGGAGCCGGACCCCGCCACAGATGCGCGCGCGGTGCCTATATACCAGACTACAAGCTATGTGTTTCGTGACTCACAGCATGCAGCCGACCGCTTCGCGCTGAAAGACCCTGGCAATATCTATGGACGTCTGACCAACTCTACGCAGGCTGTGCTTGAAGAGCGTATCGCAGCTCTGGAAGGCGGGTCGTCCGCGCTGGCGCTTGCCAGCGGTGCGGCTGCTGTCACCTATACCATACTCGGGCTTACCTCGGCCGGCGACCATATCGTGTCGGCTAACACAATCTACGGGGGCACATACAATCTGCTTGACAATACACTTCCGGTCTATGGCATAACCACTACATTTGTCGACCCGTCGAATCCGGCCAACTTCGAGGCCGCGATACGACCGGAGACAAAGGCGCTGTATATAGAAACTCTCGGCAATCCAAACTGCAACTGCATAGATATAAAGGCGATAGCCGATATCGCCCACAGCCACGGACTCCCTTTGGTAATCGACAATACGTTTGGCACACCCTACCTGATACGCCCTATCGATCACGGGGCCGATATCGTGGTGCACAGCGCCACCAAATTCATCGGCGGTCACGGCACATCGCTCGGCGGTGTGATTGTTGATTCTGGCCGGTTTGACTGGGCGGCATCGGGCAAATTCCCCCAGCTGTCGCAGCCCGACCCGAGCTACCACGGTGCTGTGTTTACCAATGTCGCCGGAAAGGATGCGTTCGTTACCCGCGTGCGAGCGGTGATACTGCGCGACACAGGAGCCGCCATCAGTCCGTTCAACGCCTTTTTGCTGCTCCAGGGCCTCGAGACACTTTCGCTGCGCGTGGAGCGACATGTGGAGAACACTCTGAAGATAGTGCGCTTCCTCGACTCCCATCCTAAGGTAAAGAAGGTCAACCATCCCTCGTTGCCGTCTCATCCCGATCATGAACTCTATAAAGAGCTTTTCCCCAAAGGAGCAGGCTCGATATTCACTTTTGAGATTAATGGTGGTGTGGCCGAGGCCCACCGTTTTATCGACTCACTTGAGATTTTCTCGCTTCTTGCCAATGTGGCCGACGTAAAGAGTCTTGTCATACATCCGGCTACCACCACCCATTCACAGCTTACCGAAGAGCAGATGGCCGAACAGTCAATCTACCCAGGTACCGTGCGCCTGTCAATCGGCACCGAACATGTCGACGACCTTATTGCCGACATGGAGCAGGCGCTTGCAAATGTGTGA
- a CDS encoding ISAs1 family transposase → MTVPDHRVTGRCTYALSDLLTIALLTYICGGEDYVDMSEFAYYRARDFGLIADRPDRSPSPDTFERLMSAVDPDEIERCLVEHGRKFLDTLAEKQVVIDGKKLRGTSPKQHGSKGDYIMNAYVSENHIVVGQQRLKDKENEIVAIPQLLEKLDIEGATISIDAIGTQINIAQNILDRKAHYFLAVKDNQGALNEQVIDAFRYNKPTDSASQMDADHGRIEIRDCRILKADTIEDKDVLARWPGLKTLVEVTSSVDYGDHTATAVRRYISDEDYPKAAYFNMLARGHWSIENQLHWNLDVTFLEDACRARKGYASLNLSTIRKLAMQVIKEHVDKSSLKKRRFKASLSNDYLTDMLLKAKF, encoded by the coding sequence ATGACAGTACCGGATCATCGAGTTACAGGTCGTTGCACGTATGCACTTTCCGACCTTTTGACAATCGCTTTGCTGACCTATATCTGCGGAGGCGAGGATTATGTTGACATGAGCGAGTTCGCCTATTATCGGGCACGTGATTTTGGTCTTATTGCCGACCGTCCTGACCGCAGCCCGTCACCTGACACTTTCGAGCGGCTGATGAGCGCCGTGGATCCCGATGAGATTGAGAGATGTCTGGTTGAGCATGGCAGGAAGTTCCTTGACACGCTTGCTGAGAAGCAGGTTGTCATAGATGGCAAAAAGCTCAGAGGCACATCGCCTAAACAGCATGGCTCGAAAGGCGATTATATCATGAACGCCTATGTCAGCGAGAATCACATTGTAGTAGGACAGCAGCGTCTCAAAGACAAGGAAAATGAAATAGTCGCCATACCTCAGCTTCTTGAAAAACTGGATATCGAAGGTGCCACAATCTCGATAGATGCGATTGGTACACAGATTAATATCGCTCAGAATATCCTTGACCGGAAAGCTCATTACTTCCTTGCCGTCAAGGACAATCAGGGCGCTCTGAACGAACAGGTAATCGATGCATTCCGCTACAATAAGCCCACTGACTCGGCTTCGCAGATGGATGCCGACCACGGACGTATAGAGATACGCGATTGCCGGATACTCAAAGCCGATACAATCGAAGACAAGGATGTATTGGCTCGTTGGCCTGGACTGAAAACATTGGTAGAGGTCACTTCCTCGGTTGACTATGGAGACCACACGGCAACTGCCGTCAGAAGATACATTAGTGACGAGGATTATCCTAAGGCTGCGTACTTCAATATGTTGGCTCGAGGGCATTGGTCTATCGAGAATCAACTGCATTGGAATCTTGATGTGACATTCCTCGAAGATGCCTGCCGTGCAAGGAAAGGGTATGCGTCACTAAACCTCTCAACAATAAGGAAGTTGGCTATGCAGGTTATAAAAGAGCATGTTGACAAAAGCAGTCTAAAGAAAAGGCGCTTCAAAGCGAGCCTTTCCAACGACTATTTGACCGATATGCTGCTTAAAGCCAAATTTTGA